In the Tenuifilum sp. 4138str genome, ATTTTTGGGCTTACTGTTTTGGCTTGCCTGTTTGCTATTGTTTTTAACGCAACAATTACTGGTTTTGCAGCCATTAATCATAGCCTTTTCCCCTTGATGCTACTTTACATGCTTCTGAGCACCCCTTCAACAATGGCCGAATACATTTACTTTCTGCACGGAAATTATAAGGCTATGCTATCGTATGGCGTCATTACCTATGGCATTCAGATAATCCTTGTGGTTTTGCCTGTATTGTTTGGTTTAGATGTGGCATTTGCTGTATTGGGTTTGATAGTGGTATCGGCAGTCCGTTTTATTTGGTTAATATCGCTTTTAGTCCGTAATTCAAAATTCAGAGTTAATGTCGATTTTTTAAAGGATTACCTAAGCGATGGCATCCCGCTTTCCTTGAAATTCCTTATTAGCAGCTCAGGCTTATATATCGATCAGTTAATTATTGGATACTATTACGATTCATCAACCTTTGCGGTTTACCGTTTTGGAGCGCGCGAAATCCCATTGGCTACAATTCTTGCAGCATCGTTAAGCAACTCCATGCTGGCCGATTTTGCCGACAGGCAAAGGCTGGGAAATACTCTCTTGAATCTTAAGCTGGAGAGTTCAAGGTTGATGCACATTCTTTTTCCTACCTCTATTGCTGCAATTCTATTATCCCGATGGCTATTCCCCCTTGTTTTTGGGGCTGAGTTCCAGGAAAGTGCTAATGTTTTTATGATATACTGCTTAATTGTATTAAGCAGGGTTATATTCCCTCAAACGGTTACCCAGGGATTTCGTAAAAACGTGGCTGTACTATCCATTTCAATTGTTGAAATGTTCATGAATATCATTCTGAGCCTTTTGCTGGTTAAGTATTTTGGAATAAATGGAGTAGCAGCAGCAACGGTAATTGTTTATGCCCTTGAAAAAGTGTTGCTTATGGCATACAACTCCTACCAGTTGAAAATTTCTTTAGTTTCATATGTGCCAGTAAAAATATTTTTGGCCTATTCCCTGTTAACACTTTCCGCTTTTGTGTTTGCTTGGTTTTTCCTGTAAAGCAGGTATAAAGGTAAAAGCAATTAAGTGGGAAGTAGCCAATCAAGCACTTTGTTAAGGTTGCGTTCTTAAATGTTGAACTGAGATTCAATGTTGTTTAGTTAAGGTTATTTGTAATGTTGCGCGCAAGCGAAACATAACGCAATCGTGCTGAGTCCCGATTTATAGGGATAGACTTCGCTGAAACATCTCATTGCTCTTTTCTCTTCATTCCATTGAAGAGATCCCTCGACTTTGCTCGGGATGACAAATGAAGTCATTCGTGTAAGTTACTCGTTGTTCGTTGTTCGCGAAAAACGACCTCACCCCAGTCCTTTCCCCTGAGAGGGAATAGAGCGGAAGAAGCAAGAAGAGGCATAAAAGCCTGACCCGGCAATGGGTCGAGGGTGGAACGTGGCGGTGGGCTTAGTAAGCGATACCAAATGAGTCACGCCAAAGGCGTGGCGAATAGTATCCCGTGGCAGTTCCACCCGCGGGGCACCCATCGGGTCGGGCTTTTCAGCCTTGATTTTCTTTGGTTCTTTTTTGTATCAAGACAAGAAAGAACATGTAAACCGCTCTTTGCAATGTTTTTCCTTTGCGATGCAAAGCCTCACCCTTGCTCTTTGGCATATTCATTGCGTGCATCGCTATACATGTGGGAATAATCATGGTGTTACAAAATATTACGCACCTACGAGGCTGGAAGCGTTGTTCATTGTTCGCGAAACTATTGTCATGTTGTGCGCAAGCGAAACGTCTCAATGGGTCGATTAGAGATCCTTCGCTGCACTCAGGATGACAGGCATGAATATTTTTGTTAACTAAACGACATTGAGCTGAGATTAGTCAATAGAAACACTAAAAACATTTAAATAGCTTGTTTCTTTCGCCGTATTCCTATAAAAATGTTGCCTCTTCCCTTTACTAGCCCTGTTGAATTCTGTTCTATTTTCCTCTAACATCCTCTAATTCCATCATGTTCGATCTATTCTGTCTCATTCCGCCTCATTCCTTCTTAAAATTACCCATTTACTATTAACTTTTAGCGGCACGCGTTTAACGGCTCATGTTTAACGGACTAGAACTTCCTCTAACTTCCTCATATTCGTCTAATCCGACTCATTCCGATTCATTCCGACCCATTCCTCAAAATTCATGGCACTTAGACTGAACTATTTTCCCCAAAACTTTGAAACGGCACTTTTTCAGTGTAATTTTGAGCAAAATTGGAAAGCTTATGGCAACGTTGGAAAAGGTCTTGGAGATAAAATCGCAGGTAATGCACAGGGCTAATGGCGAAGTGGCAGAGAACATGCGTATGGCCGGTATTATTTACAAGGTGAACTATGGCGTTCCTATTCCTGAGCTCAAGGAGTTGGCAAAGCCCTATAAGGGCGACCATGACCTGGCGTTAGAACTTTATGCCGAAGATATCAGGGAGTGTAAAATACTGGCAAGCCTGATTGCCGACCCTGAAAGTTTGACAGGTGAACAGATTGATGAGTGGGCTGCGGAGTTTACCAACCCCGAAATTGTGGAACAGGTTTGCGGAAACTTGTTCTGGAAATCGGAATTTGCGCTTTCGCGTAGCATTGAATGGTGCCTTAGCAACGATGAGCTTTTGCGTAAAGCAGGTTTGCTAATTATTGCCCGTAAGGCATCCGATACAGCCATTAAAGAGAGTTTGCTTGAACCTTATATCGGCATCATTGAGAATATGGCCGAG is a window encoding:
- a CDS encoding oligosaccharide flippase family protein; the protein is MFGLVSNSTRALQAFQVMRFVAMLTIGIAMARLGFGKTAIGNYEAVLFISGLLTTFWVTGLIQALLPLYTRSDDISKDDRLFNAFMVIFGLTVLACLFAIVFNATITGFAAINHSLFPLMLLYMLLSTPSTMAEYIYFLHGNYKAMLSYGVITYGIQIILVVLPVLFGLDVAFAVLGLIVVSAVRFIWLISLLVRNSKFRVNVDFLKDYLSDGIPLSLKFLISSSGLYIDQLIIGYYYDSSTFAVYRFGAREIPLATILAASLSNSMLADFADRQRLGNTLLNLKLESSRLMHILFPTSIAAILLSRWLFPLVFGAEFQESANVFMIYCLIVLSRVIFPQTVTQGFRKNVAVLSISIVEMFMNIILSLLLVKYFGINGVAAATVIVYALEKVLLMAYNSYQLKISLVSYVPVKIFLAYSLLTLSAFVFAWFFL
- a CDS encoding DNA alkylation repair protein, whose translation is MATLEKVLEIKSQVMHRANGEVAENMRMAGIIYKVNYGVPIPELKELAKPYKGDHDLALELYAEDIRECKILASLIADPESLTGEQIDEWAAEFTNPEIVEQVCGNLFWKSEFALSRSIEWCLSNDELLRKAGLLIIARKASDTAIKESLLEPYIGIIENMAEEMTDLTQSAAQFALREIAKRSPELAARVSETASRMTETENELAAWVGNELLFELTE